TTTTCCCTCTGTTCATCGCCGCAACCGGTAGAAAACGAGgcaacttgcctttcttctttTCCCAATGAGATTCACGTTTGTTATTGACCTTTCGCAACAAGTATTAGCACTTAAATATTCTCAAAGGCCATATTCAATATAAGCAATGTCGGCAGGACCACTAAATATATCAATTTAGTGAGAATGAAACAAATAGGATATAATTAAGCCCACATTAATATTTTAATATCGATAATAAAAATTTCGTGAAaatttttttgttaaaattttAAAGTATGCTGAGTAGGATTTTTGTTAACGGTCAGAATTTTAGAGTACGCTGGTAAAATTTTAAAGCTTGCAGCAATTACGGTGATCTTAAGGATTTTATCATAAAATACTGACAGATCACTAGAATTTTTCAGATGAAATTCTGGTGATAGTTACAATTTTATGATAGAATTTAGACGATCATCATATTGCTACTTGTGACCAAGAAAACTTTTGCCCCAGCATGCTTTAAACATCTGGCGCGGGATTATATTAAAAAAAGCCCATTCAACGTCATTTTAGGCCCAATATACTATCTTCTCCCTCTTAAAACAACTTCATGCGACTGTAAAATAAAGTAATGGGCAAATGTTGTGATAGGATTGATAAGATAACTTTACCCTTAATCAGAGTTTTGTGTTCGATTTTAGGAATAAAAAAATTTCTGATAGAAAACGCTTCCTCGTTTAATGGGTAGTGTGAATCCGGACCAGTTAAGGCGCTAAAACGAATATCCAGGGGCGGCTCAGTACTATTGGGGGCCTAAAGTAAACTTTAATGAGAGGCCTTAAAAAAAtctcaaatatatatatacatatatatatatatatatatatgctcagTACTATTGGGGGCCTAAAGTAAACTTTAATGAGAGGCcttaattagaaaaaatgaatatatatatatatatatatatatatatatatatatatatatatatctatttttcTAGCTTTTTGAGATGCAAAGTtatgaaaaattattttataatctATTTCTTCTAATATTTCTTTTTCAATTGATAATATAGCTAGTCCATTCAATCTCTCCCGAGACATTATTGATCTTAaataagattttatcaattttaattttgaaaaacttcTTTCCGCTGAGGCAACTTACAGGAACTGTTAACATTATTCTATAAACAATCTAGGCATTTTGTTAAAGAATCAAGTCTTTCTATCTGATTGAGTATATCGATTATAAATTGTAATATTATCATCTACTTGTACAATTTCACTTAACACTATTAATTCAGAAAATAAGTCTAACTCGTCAATATCACATACTATAAACTATAGCTTTTCTAGAATAATATTGTGAGATGACTTTCTTGGAAGAACAAAGAAAATATAACTGTATAATTGTAACTTTGTGAGAAATATATAAAAAGAGAGATCTCAGTATTGTAAAACATAAACCGAGAAGGAAGAGGAAAGGTCAAGTTGGgagaaattaacaaaaaaaaaatgaataattgTGATGATTTCTTCCAAAATTTGCATTTTCAACGTCACCTTAATTGATTTTTGGGGCCCACTTTTTTGGTCAAAGGTTCTTAGTAGTATATCTTTCCTTTTACAATAATGCATGTATGCGCTGTTTTTAAACAAATCTCATAttgtttttctaaaaataaatataaGTTTATGATTCTATAGGTACAAGTGGAGCCCCCAAAAATTAGGGGCTTTAAGCCTAGGCTTTATTGGCTTTACCCAATAGCCGCCCGTGCGAATACCGAACATTAAGTCAGAAACGAAATATAACAAAGCAATATTTTAGTTTTGCTCTCACTTGAATAATCAGCGGTCTCCCTTTTTCTTTCCTCCATTGCGAATCATTGTGAATAGTTGGAAAAAAAAACATCATTGTCAACAGCTTTACAAGGTGGCTTTTTCAAACTTTCTTAAAATCTCTCACTTGAAAATGGATCCACTCAAACATAAAAATGTCTTTATAGCTAATGATGATCAGAGGGCGTAAGAAAAACGTATAGAGTTCTCATTTATTTGATCTATTACTCATCATGTTACAATAACACtggagaagaaacagaaaagataaacAAAATATTACAAACCTATACTTAAACTTATTCAATGCTAGTGCAAAATTTCAGTGTTAATCAAGACGCGACACAAGGAGTAGCAATCAAGTAAAGATCTTTCTCTCTTCTAGCAGATATTCCATTTGCCTCAGTCATGTCCAAATCCCTTGCATTAATTCCTTCGGGAAGTTTCCAATCAAAGTTGTGAAGCAAATGTGCCAATGGCAGAGTAACAAGAGCCATACCAAATTGTATTCCTGGACAAATTCGTCTTCCCGCGCCAAAGGGAAGAAGTTGAAAATGATTTCCAGTAAACTCAATAGAACTATTTTCGAATCTCTCTGGTATAAAACATTCAGGATTTCCCCAATTCTCGGGATCTCTTCCAATTGCCCATACGTTAACCAAGACTTTGCTTTTCAACGGTATAGTGAATCCATCAATCTCTGTTTCCTCCCTGCATTCTCGCGGGACAAGTAGAGGAGTTGGAGGGTGTAATCGGAGTGTCTCTTTGATCACTAAATTTAGGTAACTAAGCTTTTCAAGATCAGTATCCTCATCACATGTTTTCTTTCCTTTAAAAGCTTCTCTCACTTCTGCTTGTGCTTTCGCCATTACACTTGGATTCTTTATCATTTCTGCTAATGCCCAAATAACGGTTGAAGATGATGTGTCAGACCCTGCTACGAACATGTCCTGCACCATGTATGGTCGTCAATTTTGAtattttgtaaaataaaaaaaagacaaagGGAAAAATGAAATACACTTACAAGAATAACTGCTTTGATGTTATCATTTTCTAGAGGAAATGGTAATTCGCCGCTCTCCATGACTCTTTGAAAAACATCGATGAAATCTTCAGCTCCGGACTCACCATTACAACATTTTCCATTTGCCCGATTCTCTCTGTGCACATTGATAATGTTGTCCAAGACCACGTCTATCTTATTACGAGCTTCCATTAGTTTAGACCGCATCCCACTAATACCATGTAGAAACTTTTTCGAAGGGAACAAATCAGCCAGCTCGAATCCACCAGATAATGATTGTGCTCGATGAATCAATGTTATCAACTCTTTTTGATCTTTACACACTTTCCCAAATGCTGACCTACATGTCGCGGCATTCATAAACCATAAAAGTTTTTCTACTAAGTTGATTGGCAAATCTCCCATTGATTCAATGGATGATAGGAGACTTGAGAGCTCATCACGTCGAATTGGACTGAAGGACTTCACCATCTTGGCACTAAGTAGTTCCAAGGTGCTCAGTTTACGCATATGTCTCCAATAATCACCATATGGGGAAAAGGCAATGTCCTTACAATCGTAACAAATAATTTTTCCCATCATGATTTCTGGCCTAGATGCAAAAGCGAGGTCGTGAGTTTTTAAAATTTGTTTGGCCATGTGTGGGGAGGATACAACTACTGTTGGAACTTCCCCGAGCTGTAAGTACATGATTGGGCCAAACTTTTGTGATAAATTTCTGAGAACTCGATGTGATACTCCACTTGTCAAGTGATGCACACTTCCAATAATAGGTAGCCTCCACGGACCAGGTGGAAGCCTTTTcgatttcctccatttttgaatCAGAAGAAAGATGAAGGAGATGAATAGCAAGAACGAAACCAAGTGTTGAAACTCCATCTCAGTACAAGAAAGAAAGGTAATTCGACTTGATGGGTTTTCTGTTTTGAAATATCGTTTACTTATATAGAGGGTGGACACATACTTCCGAAAGCCAAAAATTGTAGTTGAGTTTCCAGGTTTGACCAATAAACGAAAATAGAGCATCTGCAGCCCGCATGTTAGATAAATTGAACCACTTGGGACAAATAGCCACCTCCTATTTTGTTGTGTTTACGTGTCTGCGTAATCCTAGTCGTCATGGTGGATTCctttataaagaaaaaaaaaatctagaaCCACTTGAGATGTTGAATTTTCTCGTGAAGGGAAATGCATAATTTACTGTTCTTGATCTTAATTGGTCCAAAAGTTTATCGTCACCTTTTAGATGGAaatcatatatatacatatttcatACCATGTATTTTAATTTAATATAGCAGGTAAACTATCAGTCTTATTTTTCAAGCTATTAGTCTCACTTTTTAGGGAGAatttcaaaaatagctagatttacaagtagtcattcaaaaatagtcacagtatCATAAGtcatcaaaatttagccacttttcatgcaaagataaatctgaacgaaaacactgttcaaaatacggaaaatactccagcataatatactgaaattccaatataatatactggaactccagtatattatactagagctagcaaagtataccggtccagtataatatgctggaagttcatacataggtgcaccgaactccagtatattatgctagaccggtctATGTTGaagtaaaatagtggctattttttattaaCTTGACAAACGCTgattatttttgaatgatcagtccgtTTGGTGTGAGAAAGTTAAAATCTTTTACTTATTAGGCGCATATTAACttctatttttttctatttttctttttcatttggaAAGTGAGGCGAATAATATTCTTTTGAAGGTCGTTGTAATCCTTTTTTCAATTTAGTACTAATAATTTCTAATCAAAAGTAGTTTATATGCAGTGTTTGCCAATGAGAGTGTTTACCTTAaaaatgataattacaattaaatttgactttgtggttctaaaaatacgtgatttattttaatgctagttgttaagcgatagatgctaagtgtaagtTAGGGGAATGAGATAAGAGCTCAAGGACAGTATGTTATGCAAACCGAATAGCCGTAAATTGGGGTCTCGAGCTGGCCTACGCTGGGCCTCGTGGTCGAGCTAAAGCGCCTCAATGGGATGGTCGATGAAGAACTAACAGTTCTGAAGTCCTTGATGGTGGCtttttatgatcaatgatgagtaataaatgaagaacaatcaataaaacacaataaatgtaagcaataaaatcAAGTGAGCAATCGCAAAATATGTTTAAGTTGaggagcagagaatgttcttattCTTGTATTGAATACCATGTGTcttacaaaatgataagggtcccctttatataggagggagaaTCTCAACATAGTataagtgcatttattacaaagatgtacgactggtacaaccatttaatgtcaCGGTATGGACTTATACTATTCTTGTAGACCTGATCAGCTCTaaccacgtgccttgggaattttCCACTTGTTCATCATATCCATTGATTTGCACTGCCACGAGGTCGAACATAGGGAAACCTCGGGGTCGAACCTCGAGTTGTGCTTTGAGCCTTCTAGAGACGGGCTATGGAGTGTCATAATGATTATAAAATTGGACTCTCTGATTTTAGCCTTATACAGATACTCCCtgcgtttcttagagtaaaaatgataagaaacagTGTTGAATTCTTGCCTCTTCGATACTTCCATCATGACGTCAGCCCGTCAGAGCATTAAATGACATGACTCAAAGACTGCGCAGATGTCGCTATCAGCACGATtatcgagaagcccacgaacCATTATTGGTTCGACTCTTCCGCTTCTCAAACGTTGCCCAAACGTCTTCTATAAATACCTCAACTATTTGTCATTCATACTTATATCTTCAAGTTTTCAGAGCTAAGTTAACCATCTTCTGCATTCATCTCCTCTTTATGCTTGCCTCTTCATTTTCTTTCTTAGAAACAATGTTATAGTTATGGCTAAAACCTCCAAAACGGTACCTCAGAAAGAGGGCACCACTTCTTCATCACGCCCGTCAAAGGGCAAACCAAAAACACCAATGTATACGGCAAAAATCGGTGGTCCGATTTTACGGTCACCAAGGTTCCTCGAAGATACTGCCTCCCGAAGGCTTGAAGCTTAGCTCGGGGCTCCGGCCTCAAGAGTTCTCAGTAATCTATTTCAAGGTAGCGTAAGCAATGGTCAGCCTCGAGGCAGGGTAAATCAGTGGCGTCGGTGGATCAGTGTgaggttcccaaggcacgtgactagagctgacaaagtctattaggctagtccaaACCCGTACCATGACATTAAAATGGTTGTACTAGCCCCATATCTTTGGAATAAATGCATTTGtattatgttgggattccccctcataaaTAAAAGGGATCCTTTGCATTTTGTGGATATCAGATATTCAATATTAAACAcataagaacattctctttgctctctaacatattctcttgatctcattacttccatGTATTGCTTATAAttattgtgctttatttattattcttcatttattgcttatcattgatctTAAAGAGCCATCATCGTAACTCTCATAACTGTTAGTCCTCTCTTGATCGCTCTAAGCCGGCCACCTAACTCGACCTTGAGGCCCCGATCTCAAGTCGTGTGGTTTGATTATTACATCGTCTCTAAGCTATAATCTTGCTTTCTAATCTTTTATTCAACATCCATTGCCTAACAGctagtataaaaatagatcacgtatttttagaaccacaaaatcaaatttaattattatgaccattttcacggtaaatagtttggcgcccactgtggggctaaaaataatagtgattattttcttgctggtttaactacataatccaagttacctttcacactttttcttatccaaggatctttgatttcaggtcaaaatgtctaactcagtaaatgcacATGAGAACAACAATCTTGAAGACCACGGAGAAAACGGTGTGGATGTTCcgggtgttggtgtaccaccacgaaacatTGAGAATGaaccagaaccaattcccgtggacacggtctcacgcgatgcccaacacgtcgatataagctcccacactaacatgaGCGTACGTCAAGGAGATCAACAAGAGGTCTAAAAAACCCCAGCTCGAgaggaacaagaggttagccttcacgttatttttgagatgttgcaagCACAATAGCTGGCAATTGCTCAGCTGCAGAGCCACCAAAAAACCCCAAGTACAGCAGCCCCGAGAACAGCCCCTCGGACCGAACAAGCACCAAAAAGATCAAGTAACAACGGGTTGGCATCCGCCccgccatcgtaaagatgctcgaggacctcataaagaggatcgagtcgggtgagaaaaagatagaagccaatgataagaaggtcgagacctacaattccagggtcgaccaaattccgggcgcacccttGATTCTGAAGagtgtggattcaaagaagttcgatCAGAGGCTGTTCTCGCAAGAAGcagctccaaaacccattccaaagaagtttaggaTGCCAGACTTTccaaagtacaacggaacctcggaccccaatgaacacgtcactacttacacttgtgtagtgaagggcaacgacctaaaggacgacgagatcgaatccATCCTACTGAAAAAGTTCAGAGAAATGCTTTCAAAAGGGgcgatgatgtggtatcacaacctggcccAAAACtcaatagattcatttgccatggtggcagattctttcataaaggcacatgctggtgccatcaaagtagctaaaaggaaatccgacgtcttcaagatcaagtagagggagaatgagatgctgcaagagttcgtatctcgcttccaaatggaacgaatggaactaccaccagtttCCGATGATTGGGCAgtgtaggccttcactcaaggtttgaacgaacgaagctcggtggcttcgaaataGTTGAAGCATAATTTGGTTGAATACcccgccgtgacttggtcggatgttcacaaccgatatcaatcgaaaatcagggtcgaggatgaccaattaggatctccctcgggctcggtatatccaagcaggcttctggcaaaggagccaaagccaaagaaagaaaggtaccagccatacaccgaagacaggAGAAACGCCCCGAGGCGTAACATACCCTGGAATGATCGAAGAACGGACCGAGGGCAGAACCCTCGGGGACTCGTCAGTAGAGCCGGGTTCGATAGGCATGCAGGACCGACGGAGGCACCCCGCTTGTcataatacaacttcaacatcaatATTTCAGATATCGTGTTCGCCATTAGTGAAATCAGAGACACGaggtggccaaggcctgtacaatcagatccttcgcaatggaaccataacttagtatgtgaatttcacaacacacacggtcacaggaccgaagattgccgGCAACTCCgggaagaggtagcccgactactcagcaaaggtcaactccgggaattccttagcgaccgagccaaaaatcagttccgagaaagagaggcaATAAAAAAGAATGAAGTAGATGAGCCGCAACATGTTATCCACATGATTATGGGAGGGGTCGACACCCCACAAGAACTCACTATCTGAAGaacgaaaatatccatcaccagaaaAAAGCGAACTCGAAGTTacaaagcatacgttgcactcttttcctttgactgAGTTtatatcccgaaaagggttttaccggcaaggtttttaacaaggtaACATCTATATGCTATCTAAGGAAAACtaaacaagtattcaaggcttctttttcaatcaacctcgaataatggggggcatccccccggaaggtcacctactcggagaagccaaggtgcgctaaatggggtctcgatagAAAAATAATGTAACGGGCCAAAcgatcgaacgaaccgtgtccgtatagaataacTGACCCCTAAACAACAAACACATGCATACTTTTGCCAAGTAATGAAAGAATACTTTCCAAAATCATTTTGTGTTTCAAAGAAGctcggtatttttgcaaaaatggctccTCTGTCAAACAATGCGACCCCTGGGTCGGAGcctcaaactcgtaagccctcaatgggGAAAAATCAAGATCACAAATAGTTCCAGAGcaaaaaacgtcccgaacactcagggactAGCGTTGAAAACTCAAGGCTAAATGACCTCCGAGTCAGGAAAacccaaaatcgtaagccctcaatgaggaaataccaagtttacaagtaatggctcctgaGCCAAGtaaccctcgatgactcggggactgccgccaatcgccacccccatcgacttatcaaaaccctaggCCATAAGACCACATACGGGCAACCTCGGTCTTGTAAGACCTAtacaaggcatgaaccatacttgtaccaagtgaaaatatctgtaagaccttaagcaaggaatgaaccatacttgtaccaagtagccaaaactgtaagaccataaaggcatgtaaaacttgtaagaccttactaaaggaataatcccgatcttaaagttaaggctatatatcaaacttgtaagacccctaaaatggcataccctcgatatagacgccgaaactacttcattCGGGGACATAAAGgttccggccaaacacaaatgactatggtcacaaggctAAACCAGCCAAACTAACACAACTCAGGGATACCAGACCGTCGCTATAACTATAGgtcttcaattacttcgaaaatacttcgaaaaaaACCGGTTaaaaaggctaccctcgacataggcaaaagatcttcgaccatgtcagctccaaactataggaTTTGAGATACTCAGtcaccgagccaaacctccctaGGTGCTCGATCATTGCCATATAATGACATACAATCGAGGTTTCTATCAAACCGTCGAAGAGCGAGGCAAACACAAtctcaaaaagtccttaacgaggggaAAAGAAAGCCTATAtaagaggtcgtactgacccaatgcgtaagagacACTGTTGCCAACCCAtacaagaggtcgtaccgacccaaagcataagagctcaaatgccgacttatactaaaaggtcgtaccgaccaagcgcgtaagagccactatcgctagCTCATACAAGAGGACGTactgacccaacgcgtaagagcctaagggccagctttaaattcaaaaactagagggtcgaatgagctcgagtcaataTCCGACTCGGTGACTgagcccaaaacagttaactaaatatgcctaagagcaaaagcataagagctcaaacgccggcttatactaaaaggttGTACCGACCAAGTGCGTAAGAGCCTATGGGCCAGCCCAACGAGCCCCAGGGTCATACCATAAATATATGGATTCCTTTTAACTCGaagaccagttcatctggctaaaatcaaggcaaagggaaatgaatgaaaaataaaacCACGAAgcttccttttatacatatatgtgAGGGAATACAAGCTTCATTTACAAATTTCTTTGAAAACACTCtacgcaaaacaagaaaggaaaggaCTAATCTAATCTACgtccccctcggggactatggTCCGTCGGCTTCTTCCTCGCCATTTTCAGCATCAGACAGAAGGAACTTAGCATCATATTCTTCCGCCTTTGCCTgctttatctcttccgagagatcgaagcccatggcatgaatttcctcgagggtttcACTCCGAGATTTGCACCTCGCGTACTCTTTATTACTACTCCCCTGGTCGAGATCCCCCCTTAGCTCAACACGGGCATCGGCAACCTCCTTCAAATAGGCAACCACCTTCTTATCAGCCTTAGCTCGAATTATTtcggcttcagcccgggcatccatTACTTAGGCCTTCATCTTCAGGAGCTTGGACTCAAGTCTTGGAATCATGTCCGTTCGGACCATGCTGTTCTCGTGAGCGTCGCAAAGTTGCACCTCGAGGGcggaagccttggccaaagcatctTTCTTAGCCGATATCTGGGCGTCCACCCGAGCCCTTAGCTCATCACGCTCGTGCTTGGCTTGACCAACTTCATTCCTAAGGCATTCTAGGTCTTCTGTCTTTTTCTGCAGCTGAAGTAAAAGAAACATTAGCCTCGGAAGATAGAAGAAGAAGCACACACTCCCTTGAAACAGAAGTTACCTGCTCCTCGAGGTAGCTTTCGTAGTTCAAACTGCAACTCGTCTCATACCGTAAGTGTGCCAACTCGCCTTCCCTTTCATCgtaaagaagcctgagggatttctccccatatACGGCTTTTTTCAGCCTAGCCTCGCAGTGAAGCAACTCAAATTTGAGCTTGTTAAAAGCCTGTGGAAGAGAAACATGATAAGAGAGCAAAAATTGCAAAAACTATAAAACAAATGCGATCAGCTAAAACTCAGCACGGAGTAGAGCTGCTGAGCTCCCTCGAAGGTCGAACGTACATTTGCTATCCCAGCTTCGTTAACCCTAACAGAACTACTCCCAATTGGTATACGGTCATCCGACATATATGGACCCTGGCTTCGAACGCCCctcaaagtaccttcgacgggagaaGAAGTCGGCGGCAGGCATCCCTCGTTCCTCAAAGTACCTTCGACAGAAAAGGAAGATGGCAGCGGAGGAGGGACCGTTTTTCTAAAGTTAGAAATCTCAGGTGCTGCAGGTTCGACTGACACGTCCTCGCTGATCCTCCGGGCTAGACTCGTCTTGCTATAATCACTGTCGTGCTGCAAAGACCTTTTctgcttattgttattattatcatCCCTCGGTCCTGAAGCTAACGGTCTTTCTCTCTCTCCTAGAGGGCACGACCTCGCTTTAAGGGACTCCCCAATGCCTACGATAACAGAGTTAGTACGCAGAAAGAAAAAGTGCCCTTCTAAGAAAAAGGGGGGAGGGAGGgggagcaaatcacatagcacgtaccatggtgttttgcctCCTACCTATCCTTGGACAAATCTTGCCACTTATACTCATTGTAGGTCAAGTGGGTTGCCAACTTCCGAGCCCAATCTGGAAGATCGGGCGCCTCGCACGGCATCTATGAAGTTGctggagaaaaggaaaggaaggcaCATTTACGGAGCTCGCCTTCGCCATAAGCAAAACTACGAAGGCATGAATGTACCACTTAcatgtaaaattccattcctcaggaaatGGTAGAAACTCCATAGGGATAATATCGACAGTCTGTACTCAGACAAATCggctcatccatccccgatctCCATCTTCTTTGTCGTCAACAACGAAAGGCGTGGTGGATCAGCATCGCagggttagcagacctcgatggtgaaaagGCCGATACAGCTCGATGAGATGAATAAGTGTGAATTCAAGATCTGCTTCTttcgcaaagaacctcatcatcaatactatccaCCAAAAAGATGGGTGAATCTGCACCAATGTAACCTGGTACTTTCGATAGAAGTCGAgaacaaccctatcaagggggcccagcGTAAAAGGGTACGTGTACACGTTCAAAAA
This genomic stretch from Nicotiana sylvestris chromosome 9, ASM39365v2, whole genome shotgun sequence harbors:
- the LOC104241233 gene encoding premnaspirodiene oxygenase-like, whose protein sequence is MEFQHLVSFLLFISFIFLLIQKWRKSKRLPPGPWRLPIIGSVHHLTSGVSHRVLRNLSQKFGPIMYLQLGEVPTVVVSSPHMAKQILKTHDLAFASRPEIMMGKIICYDCKDIAFSPYGDYWRHMRKLSTLELLSAKMVKSFSPIRRDELSSLLSSIESMGDLPINLVEKLLWFMNAATCRSAFGKVCKDQKELITLIHRAQSLSGGFELADLFPSKKFLHGISGMRSKLMEARNKIDVVLDNIINVHRENRANGKCCNGESGAEDFIDVFQRVMESGELPFPLENDNIKAVILDMFVAGSDTSSSTVIWALAEMIKNPSVMAKAQAEVREAFKGKKTCDEDTDLEKLSYLNLVIKETLRLHPPTPLLVPRECREETEIDGFTIPLKSKVLVNVWAIGRDPENWGNPECFIPERFENSSIEFTGNHFQLLPFGAGRRICPGIQFGMALVTLPLAHLLHNFDWKLPEGINARDLDMTEANGISARREKDLYLIATPCVAS